CGCGCCTTAACATCGCGCTTGGCCTGGCGGCCAGGACAGAATGCAACGTTTCCACCATGGCGCGCAAACTGGCGCTGGCGCAACCCGCGGTTTCGCAGCACCTGGCGGTTCTTAAAAACGCCGGAGTCATAGAAAGCGCGCGCAAAGGCACCACCATCTGCTACCGCATTT
The Elusimicrobiaceae bacterium DNA segment above includes these coding regions:
- a CDS encoding metalloregulator ArsR/SmtB family transcription factor, with amino-acid sequence MTPVHLARTAAIFKALAHPARLNIALGLAARTECNVSTMARKLALAQPAVSQHLAVLKNAGVIESARKGTTICYRI